A stretch of DNA from Pseudoalteromonas ruthenica:
TTTATTTCAATATGTTACGGAGCGTACACGGAACTTGCCAAGGCCCCATTCTCAATGATGTGAATATTCGGCTATCATTAGTTGAATATACCTTTACGTTGACGTAAAGTGGCGGCAGCATAATTTAAACTAAGCGCGTGTAGTGGAAGATTTAGACCACTATTTACTAACTGAAAGACTAACTATTGCAAGTTAGTCTTTCAGCAAAGCAACAATAACAACATCTCAACGCTTAGCTTGGTGACAACAACAGAAGGGAAGGTTATGACTAACCCCAATAATGTTTCGTTGAATATTAATCACGAACTAGAATTTATTGATGGCCATGGCCTCGATGTGCCTACTTATCGCGTTCTTAGTGAACAAGGTAGTGTGCTTGAGGGCGCAAAAGAGCCAGAAATTGATAAGCAAACAGCGCTAAAAATATACGATACCATGCGCTTCATTCGTGCCTTAGACGAGCGTATGCAAGCAGCACAACGCCAAGGACGTGTCAGCTTTTATATGCAGTGTTTAGGTGAGGAAGCTGCGGTAACCGCCAGTGCGGCGGCGCTTGATGATAATGATATGATCATGGCGCAGTATCGTGAGCAGGCGGCGCTACGCTACCGAGGTTTTACCCTAGAGCAGTTCATGAATCAGATGTTCTCCAACGAGCAGGACTTGGGTAAAGGCCGCCAAATGCCAATCCATTATGGCTCACGTGAGCTCAACTACATGACCATTTCGTCACCGCTGGGCACGCAAATCCCACAAGCGACTGGGTATGCTTATGGGCAGAAACTGAAGCACGTCAACAAAGACTCCGGCGAGCTCGATAGCACTATTGATAATGTCACCATTTGCTATTTTGGCGAAGGGGCGGCATCAGAGGGTGATTTTCATGCCGGGTTAAATATGGCCGCTGTACATAAAGCGCCAGTGCTGTTTTTTGCTCGTAACAACGGTTATGCGATTTCCACCCCCGCCGATGAGCAGTTTGCCGGCGACGGTATTGCATCGCGTGGTGTGGGTTATGGTATTAAAGCTATCCGTGTAGATGGAGCCGATGCCTTAGCCGTTTATGCGGCGACCAAAAAGGCACGTGAAATTGCCACCGAAACCGGTGAACCTGTGCTAATTGAATCCCTCGCTTACCGTTTAGGGGCGCACTCAACTTCGGATGACCCGAGCGGCTACCGCTCTAAAGATGAAGAAGCGGGCTTTCGTGAAAACTGTCCAGTCGCACGTTTTCGCAATTGGTTGCTGAGTAAAGGCTGGCTTGATGAACAAGAAGACGAGCAAGTTAAAGAGAAAGTGCGTGAGCAAATTCTTGAAGCATTAAAGGCGGCAGAGAAAGTGGCTAAGCCACCGTTGGAAGACCTTATTAGCGACGTGTATGACACGCCCATCCCGAGTCTTGAAAAGCAATACAATGAATTAAAGACTCATATTAAGAAGTACCCCGATGCCTATCCAACAACAGCAGGGAGATTGAAATAATGAAAACAATGAACATGCTTCATGCTATCAACTCGGCGTTGGATATCACCATGGCAGAGCACGACCATGCCTGTATTTTCGGTGAGGATGTTGGCTACTTTGGCGGTGTATTTCGGGCCACGTCCGGATTACAAGAGAAATACGGGAAACACCGGGTATTCAACACGCCGCTAACCGAACAAGGGATTGCGGGATTCGCCAACGGTTTAGCTGCGTTTGGTGCGCCAGCGATTGCTGAAATTCAATTTGCGGATTACATTTTCCCTGCCTTTGACCAAATCGTTAATGAGTCAGCGAAGTTCCGTTACCGCAGCGGTAACGAGTTTAATGTCGGTAATCTTACCATCCGTACACCTTATGGTGGTGGCATTGCCGGAGGTTTATACCACTCGCAATCGCCTGAAGCGTATTTTGCTCACACCCCGGGGTTAAAGATTGTAGTACCGCGTAACCCATACCAAGCCAAAGGCTTACTGCGCGCTGCCATCAAAGATGACAACCCAGTGCTGTTCTTCGAACCAAAGCGTCTCTATCGGGCCTCTACAGGCGAAGTGCCTGAGGAAGATTACACCATTGAGCTGGGCAAAGCCGAAGTGGTGCAAGAAGGTAAAGACGTGACTGTATTGGCCTGGGGTGCACAGATGGAAATCATTGCAGCAGCGGCTGAGAAAGCTAAAGAGCAGGGGATCAGTGTGGAGCTGATAGACTTGCGCAGCATCCTTCCTTGGGACGTCGATACCGTTGCTGAGTCTGTGAAAAAGACAGGTCGACTCGTGGTGAGTCATGAAGCGCCTATTACTAACGGTTTTGGCGCCGAGATTGTGGCGACCATCCAGCAACAATGCTTCCTTTACTTGGAATCACCCATCACGCGTGTGTGTGGCTTGGATACACCGTATCCATTAGCACTAGAAAAAGAATATATTCCAGATGCGCTGAAGGTATTCGAAGCCATTAAAAACGCGGTTGAGTTTTAAGGGGATAATCATGGCAAAAGATTTTATTTTACCAGATATTGGTGAAGGCATTGTTGAATGTGAAGTGGTTGAATGGTTGGTGGCAGTCGGTGACGAAGTCAAAGAAGATCAACCCATTTGCGATGTCATGACTGACAAAGCCCTAGTGCAAATCCCAGCGGTACATGATGGCGTGATCACTGAGCTTTATTATGCCAAAGGAGATATTGCTAAAGTGCATCAACCATTGTTTGCAATGGATGTAAACGGCGAGCAAGAAGACAGCTCCAAGGCGCACAGCACCGAACAAGAGCCTGAAGTAAAGCAAGCGAGTGCAACGTCTAACAGCGCGGGTACTCAGCGCGAGGACTTTATCTTGCCTGATATTGGCGAGGGCATTGTCGAGTGTGAAATAGTTGAATGGTTGGTCAGCGAAGGCGATACCATTAAAGAAGACCAAGCGGTATGTGATGTGATGACCGATAAGGCGTTGGTACAAATCCCTGCTAAGTACGACGGTCAAGTGGTGAAGCTCTATTATCAAAAGGGTGATATTGCTAAGGTGCACAGCCCGCTATTCCAAATGGAAATTGCCGGTTCGACAAACGCCGAGCAACGTAGCGAGAGCACTGACTCGGCAGCGCAATCACAGCACAATGAAGCAGCGTCAGAGGCCAATACTGACACCTCTGTTGCCCAAGGAAAAGCATTAGCATCACCTGCTGTGCGTCGCCGTGCGCGTGAGCATGATATTGACATCAGCAAAGTTCCTGGCAGCGGTAAAAATGGCCGTGTATACAAAGAAGACATTGAACGCTTCTTGGCATCTGGTGACACAGCGCAAAGTGCTTCGCAGCAAGGGCCGAGCAACACTACATCGAGTAACGCCAATCAACAAAGTGGCGGGTCTCGTGTAGAGCCAATTAAAGGCATGAAAGCGGCCATGGCGAAGCAGATGTCGGCGTCGGTTTCCACTATTCCGCACTTTACATACAGTGACGAAATCGACCTTACGGACTTAATCGCATTGCGCGGAACGCTCAAAGAGCAGTATAAGCAGCAAGGCGTGAAGTTAACTATGATGCCATTTTTCATCAAGGCGCTATCACTGGCGATGCAAGAATTCCCGGTGCTAAACGCGCAAGTCAATGATGAGTGTACCGAGTTAACTTATTTCGATGACCACAATATTGGCATGGCCGTTGACTCTAAACTTGGATTGCTGGTACCCAATGTAAAACAAGTGCAGAGCAAATCGATTGTTGATGTCGCTAACGAAGTAACTCGCCTTACTGACAGTGCCCGAGAAGGGCGTGTAGCGCCAGCCGATTTGAAATCAGGGACTATCTCTATTTCTAACATCGGTGCTATTGGCGGCACGACGGCCACACCGATTATCAATAAGCCTGAAGTAGCCATTGTTGCCCTTGGTAAAGTACAGCAATTGCCGCGTTTTAACGAAGCCGGTGATGTTGAAGCGCGTGCAATAATGCAGGTCAGTTGGTCAGGGGATCACCGTGTAATTGATGGCGGCACCATCGCCCGCTTTAATAATCTATGGAAAGATTTCCTAGAGCAGCCAAGTAAAATGCTGATGGCAATGCGCTAACTGGTCCAATTAGCTGAACAAAAACTGAAAAAACTAGCTCCGGCTAGTTTTTTTTATAGCCATTTTCCTCTATTATTATCCTAACTTTTGCGCTGCAAAGGTGGCTTGCTCTGACGTACATCGCTCAGGACAAAGGAATTTCAAAATAACTAATAGGAAAATAGTGATGAACTATTATATTGAAGCGTTTCAACGCTTTGCTGATTTTAAAGGCCGTATCCGTCGTAAAGCTTACTGGATGTTCTTTTTATTCAACTTCATCTTTAGCATCGTTACTGCGGTGATTGATGGCGTTTTAGGCACGGCTTTTATCGGTTCAATCTACTCGTTAGTGCTACTTGTTCCAAGTTTAGCTGCGGGTGCTCGTCGCTTACACGATACTGGCCGTTCTGGTTGGTGGCAACTACTTTACCTTATTCCAATTATCGGTTTTATCGTAGTTATTATCTTCCTTGCGCAAGACAGCCAAGAAGGTGACAACGATTGGGGTGCAAACCCTAAAGAAGGTGATATCGAAGGCGCCACTGCCTAATCGATAACGAGATATAAAGAGCCGGTTTAGTACCGGCTTTTTTTATGTCCACTGGTTTATAAAATACCAGCCATAGCCTAAAACGAGCGCCGGTATCAAGGTATAGACTGTAGCAATAAATGCGGCCTTGGGTGACAGGGCGATGGCAGGGAATAAGGCATCCCCATCATTTGAGATGGCATTGGCCAACAAGGCACTGAATGGGAGCCCACCTTGAAGGTATAGGCCAGTGACAACAATCTGCGGGCCACAACCAGGAATTAAACCAATCAGCGCAGCGATTAAGGGTGTCCATAGTGCATACTGATTAAACCACACCGCTAAATCAAGCCCTGCGAGGGTGCTGACAAGTTCAAACGTAACAAACGCAGCCACCACCCATACAGTAATAAAGTGGGTATCTTGTATGGCCTTAAGAGTTGCAGATTCTGGCTCGGGCGGACAGTCTTCACAGGCAATAGATTGATAATTACCCTCATTTTTGGTGAGCGCCCACACCAGCATCGACGCCACCGCTAAAAAACTACCGCCATACAGCACCATGGTATCGGCACCTTGGAATAGGGTTGCCGGCTCGATATTAAACGCCAAAACGAGGGCAACAAGTAATAGCAATGGTAATGCCCATATCCATATTTGCTTTGTCGCCATCAATAGCGGGCTTGCAGGTTTGCCTTGCAATACATCGGGGTCTGGTTTTTTATGGTGAAACTCGATATCGGCATGTATTTTATTAACTAGCGTGCCCATTAACGTGCCCGCCACCAGGCTAATAGCAAGGACTAACAGGGCATCAAAAGGACTGGCTGCCAAGAGCAAAAAGGCAGCATCCCCCATTGTGGCGCTTAACACCGCAACAACGGCACCGAAACTGACTTGCCCCCGGGTAAATTGGGTTACGACAATAATGGCGCCACCACAGCCAGGCAATGCGCCTAAGAACGCCGCGAATAACACTTCAAATTTAGGGTAACGCTGAGAAAACTGGCCTAATTCCAGTAAAGGATAACGCTTTATCAGCAGGTAGTAGAGCAGTAGGGTAGCAGCGACAAAGACACTGACCTGAAAGAACGCATCACTGAGCGCCGTTAACGTCAGTTCGCGGGTGCTAGGTAAGGCCAACAGTAGCGCCAAACCAAGAGGGAAAAATAACCGTTTATTAATGACTTTCATCCAATTGGTTGTAAGAACACAGGGTGAGAGAGTCGATACGGGCATAATGTGTAACCTAGATCATAAACTAGGTTACACTATAGTTTAATCTAAATGATAATTAAACCTATTTAGATCTTTGGAATTCCGCGTCTGCATACCACTGCGGCCATTCGCTTTGCTGTGAGATGTCATAGCCCACTTTATAGAACAGCTGCAAATCCTGTACTGCACCGGATAAATCCCATTCATCGCGGTAGCGATCGCAAGGCTGGTGATAACAGCCGCGCAACACTAGGCCCATACGTTTACGGTACTTAGCCGTTTGCGCATCTGCAGGCTCACTGCCACCCCCGGCGTACATCGCTGGCACACCCATGTTGGCAAAGGCAAAGTGATCAGAGCGATAATACCCACCTGAGCTTGGTTTAGGGTCACCAGACACACTGCGTTGCTGCATTTTAGCGGCTTCGCTTAGCATATCATCAAGTTCAGACTTACCCATGCCCACAACGCTGATGTCTTTAACCTTACCGAGTAGGTTCAAGCTGTCCATATTGATATTGGCAACGGTTTTATCGATATCGATAACCGGGTTAGCAGCGTAGTATTTTGCCCCTAACAGACCTTGCTCTTCAGCAGTAACGGCTAAAAACGTCATCGAACGGTCTGGGTTTTTGGGCAATGTGGCAAAGGCTTCAGCGACTTCAATCATACCGCCAGTGCCGGTGGCATTATCATGTGCGCCATTATAAATCTGGTCGCCCTTACGATTCTTATCGGTTCCTAAGTGATCCCAGTGCGCGGAGTAGATAACGTGCTCATCAGGTTTCGTGCTGCCCGGTAGCGTGGCGATAAAGTTATAGGAAATCGATTTTTTGATTTCGCTGTTTACTTCAACGCTGGCAGTTAAATCGCCCATATCAACATGGTAAGCACCTTCGCTTGCGCGTTGCTTAGCTTGGTCAAAATCCAGACCGGCTTTTGCGAATAGCTCTTTGGCTACATCCACAGTCACCCAGCCTTCAACCGCTACGCGGTCCATATTGTTGTTATCTTTTTGGAAGCCAAACTGTGGGCCGCTCCACGAGTTTTCGACCACCGACCACGGGTAAGATGCAGGTGCGGTCTCGTGCACAATAATAGCACCAGCAGCGCCTTGGCGGCTTGCTTCTTCGTATTTATATGTCCAGCGGCCATAGTAGGTCATGGCATCGCCGGTGAACAACTCCGGATCTTTGGTCGCAAACCCTGGGTCGTTAACTAGCATCACCACGGTCTTGCCTTTTACATCAAGGCCTTCATAGTCGTTCCAGTCATATTCTGGGGCATTCACACCATAGCCAACAAATACCAGCTCAGAATCGTTGATGGCTTCTTTAGCACTAATACGGCTGGTCCCCATGACCATGTCTTTTTTATATTGGTAGTCTTTACCACCAATATTAAGGGTCATATTGGGGTCCGCTTCAATCGACACCAGCGGCACTTCTTGTAAGAAGCTATCACCATTGCCGGGCTTAAAGCCTAGGGCCGTAAATTGTTCGGTGAGATAAGCCAGCGTAAGCTCTTCGCCTTTGGTTGACGGAGCACGTCCGCCAAACTCATCGGAAGCCAGTGTTTTAACGTGCTGCGCGAGTTGTTCAGCGTTGATGCTGTTCCAGCCCGCCATAACGTCTTGTTCAGTAATTTGTGTGCTCGCACAGCCAGCAAGGATGCCGCCGGCAAGTAAAGTCAGTGGGAAATAGCGTTTCATATTTATTCATTTCATTGCTATAAGACGACAGCCAGTATAAGGATAGCGATGAAATTACACCAGTTTTTGCGCTAAACTAGGCAAAATTTACGGTTAAAATAAGCAGTAATGAAACGTTTTACCCCCTATCCACAGTGGCGCACTGATTGTTTACAAGGTGGTGCATTCGCCCACCTCAACGCCCTGTTTGCTTTAGAGCAATATCGCGACTGGCCGAGTTTAAGTGAGTTAAACCAACATCAATTGGTGAACGCCCAAGGTTTGGCCATAGAATTTATAGCCAATAGCGAGTTTGAACTGGATGGGCGCTATTATGAGCAGTTCATTTATGAAACTGGCAAAGTCCCCACGCGCAGCGAAAACTGGCATGATCTGTTTGGTGCCTATATATGGCGGCTATTTCCTAAAACCAAGGCCTTACTCAATCGCTTACATATTGAGGAAATGGCCCTGCAAACCTGCTCTAGGCGCAGTAAAACCCGCAATGCACTGACCTTGTTTGATGAATGTGCCGTGGTATTAGCGGTGAGT
This window harbors:
- a CDS encoding thiamine pyrophosphate-dependent dehydrogenase E1 component subunit alpha, which gives rise to MTNPNNVSLNINHELEFIDGHGLDVPTYRVLSEQGSVLEGAKEPEIDKQTALKIYDTMRFIRALDERMQAAQRQGRVSFYMQCLGEEAAVTASAAALDDNDMIMAQYREQAALRYRGFTLEQFMNQMFSNEQDLGKGRQMPIHYGSRELNYMTISSPLGTQIPQATGYAYGQKLKHVNKDSGELDSTIDNVTICYFGEGAASEGDFHAGLNMAAVHKAPVLFFARNNGYAISTPADEQFAGDGIASRGVGYGIKAIRVDGADALAVYAATKKAREIATETGEPVLIESLAYRLGAHSTSDDPSGYRSKDEEAGFRENCPVARFRNWLLSKGWLDEQEDEQVKEKVREQILEALKAAEKVAKPPLEDLISDVYDTPIPSLEKQYNELKTHIKKYPDAYPTTAGRLK
- a CDS encoding alpha-ketoacid dehydrogenase subunit beta, giving the protein MKTMNMLHAINSALDITMAEHDHACIFGEDVGYFGGVFRATSGLQEKYGKHRVFNTPLTEQGIAGFANGLAAFGAPAIAEIQFADYIFPAFDQIVNESAKFRYRSGNEFNVGNLTIRTPYGGGIAGGLYHSQSPEAYFAHTPGLKIVVPRNPYQAKGLLRAAIKDDNPVLFFEPKRLYRASTGEVPEEDYTIELGKAEVVQEGKDVTVLAWGAQMEIIAAAAEKAKEQGISVELIDLRSILPWDVDTVAESVKKTGRLVVSHEAPITNGFGAEIVATIQQQCFLYLESPITRVCGLDTPYPLALEKEYIPDALKVFEAIKNAVEF
- a CDS encoding dihydrolipoyllysine-residue acetyltransferase produces the protein MAKDFILPDIGEGIVECEVVEWLVAVGDEVKEDQPICDVMTDKALVQIPAVHDGVITELYYAKGDIAKVHQPLFAMDVNGEQEDSSKAHSTEQEPEVKQASATSNSAGTQREDFILPDIGEGIVECEIVEWLVSEGDTIKEDQAVCDVMTDKALVQIPAKYDGQVVKLYYQKGDIAKVHSPLFQMEIAGSTNAEQRSESTDSAAQSQHNEAASEANTDTSVAQGKALASPAVRRRAREHDIDISKVPGSGKNGRVYKEDIERFLASGDTAQSASQQGPSNTTSSNANQQSGGSRVEPIKGMKAAMAKQMSASVSTIPHFTYSDEIDLTDLIALRGTLKEQYKQQGVKLTMMPFFIKALSLAMQEFPVLNAQVNDECTELTYFDDHNIGMAVDSKLGLLVPNVKQVQSKSIVDVANEVTRLTDSAREGRVAPADLKSGTISISNIGAIGGTTATPIINKPEVAIVALGKVQQLPRFNEAGDVEARAIMQVSWSGDHRVIDGGTIARFNNLWKDFLEQPSKMLMAMR
- a CDS encoding DUF805 domain-containing protein produces the protein MNYYIEAFQRFADFKGRIRRKAYWMFFLFNFIFSIVTAVIDGVLGTAFIGSIYSLVLLVPSLAAGARRLHDTGRSGWWQLLYLIPIIGFIVVIIFLAQDSQEGDNDWGANPKEGDIEGATA
- a CDS encoding putative manganese transporter, whose protein sequence is MPVSTLSPCVLTTNWMKVINKRLFFPLGLALLLALPSTRELTLTALSDAFFQVSVFVAATLLLYYLLIKRYPLLELGQFSQRYPKFEVLFAAFLGALPGCGGAIIVVTQFTRGQVSFGAVVAVLSATMGDAAFLLLAASPFDALLVLAISLVAGTLMGTLVNKIHADIEFHHKKPDPDVLQGKPASPLLMATKQIWIWALPLLLLVALVLAFNIEPATLFQGADTMVLYGGSFLAVASMLVWALTKNEGNYQSIACEDCPPEPESATLKAIQDTHFITVWVVAAFVTFELVSTLAGLDLAVWFNQYALWTPLIAALIGLIPGCGPQIVVTGLYLQGGLPFSALLANAISNDGDALFPAIALSPKAAFIATVYTLIPALVLGYGWYFINQWT
- a CDS encoding M28 family metallopeptidase, producing the protein MKRYFPLTLLAGGILAGCASTQITEQDVMAGWNSINAEQLAQHVKTLASDEFGGRAPSTKGEELTLAYLTEQFTALGFKPGNGDSFLQEVPLVSIEADPNMTLNIGGKDYQYKKDMVMGTSRISAKEAINDSELVFVGYGVNAPEYDWNDYEGLDVKGKTVVMLVNDPGFATKDPELFTGDAMTYYGRWTYKYEEASRQGAAGAIIVHETAPASYPWSVVENSWSGPQFGFQKDNNNMDRVAVEGWVTVDVAKELFAKAGLDFDQAKQRASEGAYHVDMGDLTASVEVNSEIKKSISYNFIATLPGSTKPDEHVIYSAHWDHLGTDKNRKGDQIYNGAHDNATGTGGMIEVAEAFATLPKNPDRSMTFLAVTAEEQGLLGAKYYAANPVIDIDKTVANINMDSLNLLGKVKDISVVGMGKSELDDMLSEAAKMQQRSVSGDPKPSSGGYYRSDHFAFANMGVPAMYAGGGSEPADAQTAKYRKRMGLVLRGCYHQPCDRYRDEWDLSGAVQDLQLFYKVGYDISQQSEWPQWYADAEFQRSK
- a CDS encoding DUF3025 domain-containing protein; the encoded protein is MKRFTPYPQWRTDCLQGGAFAHLNALFALEQYRDWPSLSELNQHQLVNAQGLAIEFIANSEFELDGRYYEQFIYETGKVPTRSENWHDLFGAYIWRLFPKTKALLNRLHIEEMALQTCSRRSKTRNALTLFDECAVVLAVSDPSWITAFRQHQWQEVFVERKEQWQHSIRAYTFGHANYEMLTQPFIGLTGKALFIDVDADIFCKDLSAQYRYLDARLYEMIAEQNVLADNSQLSPLPLLGVPGWYDDNVDPNFYANTDYFRPKRRNTK